In the genome of Stegostoma tigrinum isolate sSteTig4 chromosome 29, sSteTig4.hap1, whole genome shotgun sequence, one region contains:
- the LOC125465507 gene encoding P2Y purinoceptor 4-like: protein MLKMDNTTFVTPNWEVKSNNMTGSHPCKPEELGTFMPIFLSVVFSMGFILNTISLWIFWFRIKRWSGGMILQFNLALADTIITPAAPFMIIYFSLSHWPFGQFLCQLKVFLLSTNMYGSIYFLTLISIHRYISVVHCTKKTIFKEEKFVKIVCVGVWGLLFVQGFPFFFVLKTSEMNNATQCLNMHQDELIVLYFVWNTVILCTGYIIPFFVSVICYSLLANFILNLSPHQLKRKHMKVKSMQMILVSLAIFIICFLPVHVSRTFGISLKFFHPGQCKKMGIVELVYYKCLALSSLNCCLDPLLYFFASKKFKESLSNAVSSIKC from the coding sequence ATGCTCAAGATGGATAATACGACCTTCGTTACTCCCAACTGGGAAGTGAAGTCCAATAACATGACAGGGAGTCATCCCTGTAAACCTGAGGAGCTTGGTACATTCATGCCGATTTTTCTGAGTGTGGTCTTTTCAATGGGTTTCATTTTGAACACCATCAGCCTATGGATATTTTGGTTCAGAATCAAGAGATGGAGTGGTGGAATGATTCTGCAGTTCAATCTGGCTTTAGCAGATACCATTATAACTCCTGCAGCACCGTTTATGATTATCTACTTCTCACTGTCACACTGGCCCTTTGGACAATTTCTCTGTCAACTCAAGGTCTTTTTATTGAGCACCAACATGTACGGCAGCATTTACTTTCTCACCTTAATTAGCATCCACCGGTACATTTCTGTTGTGCACTGTACAAAGAAAACCATCTTTAAGGAGGAGAAGTTTGTAAAGATTGTTTGTGTGGGAGTCTGGGGCCTCCTGTTTGTTCAAGGATTTCCCTTCTTTTTTGTACTTAAAACCTCTGAAATGAACAATGCCACTCAGTGTTTGAACATGCATCAGGATGAGCTGATAGTTTTGTACTTTGTGTGGAATACAGTTATTTTATGCACTGGGTACATCATTCCATTTTTTGTCTCAGTCATTTGCTACAGTTTACTTGCCAacttcattttaaatttgagCCCCCATCAACTTAAGAGGAAACATATGAAGGTGAAATCCATGCAAATGATTTTAGTGTCCCTTGCAATTTTCATAATCTGCTTCCTGCCTGTACATGTGTCCCGAACATTTGGAATTTCACTTAAGTTCTTTCATCCTGGTCAATGTAAAAAAATGGGCATTGTTGAGCTTGTTTATTACAAGTGTTTGGCACTGTCAAGCTTAAATTGTTGCCTGGACCCTTTGCTGTATTTTTttgcttcaaaaaaattcaaggaATCATTAAGCAATGCTGTAAGTTCTATAAAATGTTGA